From Mycteria americana isolate JAX WOST 10 ecotype Jacksonville Zoo and Gardens chromosome 4, USCA_MyAme_1.0, whole genome shotgun sequence, one genomic window encodes:
- the LOC142408737 gene encoding shootin-1-like, with the protein MAWAGDGAEQLAAVLESEGSEEEEEEEEEEDEEAAMAQQHPTLGQEADEAEERLAELEQASQALLAELSALETEFEIERTCRQRAEAYAAQVKQENRQLKQLSLARPESEPPEEDPDPAQRYGQQLEDLQEKISWLLAQRKDLTVQVQELQRQNQDLQDQLEMGQGERQRLRAALGTSQRTPGVARTPRSGAGPPPEPPLSPAVSQIVTQDYCEAVQRLELEQDLRLHAEAFAHEVWPGPGCRGGTQAPTGGGRAEGGAVCSQRKHPDTHPAAEIPRGRGCSRAPVTVPRHPRGEMLVQKNEANRQSTILLQGGGPSAQLLAALQEVGRLSRALEEARRQQQQRVRSRCPRGRVTWLGGSRAGARHGSGAGVREPAAGRIRPLPARPTLRAQPAEVKALEEQLELARAALAAAEDEKLQLKKRLQEAEGRLAGLEEEVGLLQEKLARDPPPQSRTPEPAAPEPPPPPPPLPPPAPTVPVDPLLAIRQRKGLANARRTKPDADDAKARAVQEMMERIKNGVVLRPAKERVPPHQRRSAVLELQGILVSSPVPRCREEGEQEVQGSAKQPEGQGRAAGVHPAAAAAGGDKDVGTAPARRSPGSEEGVPFRPRAAGGLPRTRPLARLARGRGEPG; encoded by the exons ATGGCCTGGGCGGGGGACGGCGCCGAGCAGCTGGCAG CCGTCCTGGAGTCAGaaggcagcgaggaggaggaggaagaggaggaggaggaggatgaagaggcagCTATGGCGCAG CAGCATCCGACCCTCGGCCAGGAGGCGGACGAAGCGGAGGAGCGGCTGGCCGAGCTGGAGCAAG CGTCGCAGGCGCTGCTGGCCGAGCTCTCGGCGCTGGAGACGGAGTTTGAGATCGAGAGGACGTGCCGGCAGCGAGCTGAAGCCTACGCGGCCCAG GTGAAGCAGGAGAACAGGCAACTGAAGCAGCTCAGCCTGGCCCGGCCCGAGAGCGAGCCCCCCGAGGAGGACCCCGACCCTGCCCAGCGCTACGGGCAGCAGCTCGAgg aTCTGCAGGAGAAGATCTCCTGGCTGCTGGCGCAGCGGAAGGACCTCACCGTCCAGGTCCAGGAGCTGCAGAGGCAGAACCAGGACCTGCAGGACCAG ctggagatggggcagggggagcggcaGCGTCTGCGGGCGGCCCTGGGCACCAGCCAGCGG ACCCCTGGGGTGGCACGCACCCCCCGTAGCggtgccggccccccccccgagcccccgctTTCCCCGGCAGTGTCCCAGATTGTCACCCAGGATTACTGCGAGGCGGTGCAgcggctggagctggagcaggaccTGCGCCTGCACGCCGAAGCCTTCGCCCACGAGGTGTGGCCGGGCCCCGGGTGCCGGGGGGGGACGCAGGCACCCACGGGGGGTgggagggcggaggggggggcTGTTTGCTCTCAGCGCAAACACCCCGATACTCATCCCGCTGCTGAGATCCCGAGAGGACGAGGATGCTCCCGGGCGCCCGTCACGGTCCCCCGGCACCCCAGGGGTGAG ATGCTGGTGCAGAAGAACGAGGCGAACAGGCAGAGCACGATCCTGCTGCAGGGCGGGGGGCCCAGcgcccagctgctggcagccctgcAGGAGGTGGGACGCCTGAGCCGGGCGCTGGAGGAGGccaggcggcagcagcagcagcgggtgAGGAGCCGTTGTCCCCGAGGGCGGGTGAcgtggctggggggcagcagggctggggcacggcacggctccGGGGCCGGCGTGCGGGAACCCGCTGCGGGCAGGATCAGACCCCTCCCTGCCCGTCCCACGCTGCGTGCCCAGCCTGCAGAG GTGAAGGcgctggaggagcagctggagctggcccGAGCTGCCCTGGCCGCGGCGGAGGACgagaagctgcagctgaagaagcGGCTGCAGGAGGCCgaggggcggctggcggggctggaggaggaag TGGGGttgctgcaggagaagctggcCCGGGACCCGCCGCCGCAGAGCCGGACCCCCGAGCCAGCTGcgcccgagccgccgccgccgccgccaccgctgcCACCGCCCGCACCCACTGTCCCCGTGGA ccCGCTCTTGGCCATcaggcagaggaaggggctggCAAACGCCCGGCGCA CCAAGCCAGACGCTGACGACGCTAAAGCTCGAGCCGTGCAGGAGATGATGGAGCGGATAAAGAACGGGGTGGTCCTGCGGCCGGCGAAGGAGCGGGTGCCCCCGCACCAG CGGAGGAGCGcggtgctggagctgcagggcatcCTGGTGAGCAGCCCCGTCCCCA GGTGCCGTGAGGAGGGCGAGCAGGAGGTCCAGGGGTCGGCGAAGCAGCCTGaagggcagggacgggcagctgGAGTCCATcctgcagcggcggcggcgggcg GGGACAAGGACGTCGGCACGGCTCCAGCCAGGCGCTCACCGGGGAGCGAGGAGGGGGTCCCGTTCAGACCCCGGGCAGCGGGCGGCCTCCCCAGGACCCGGCCCCTCGCCCGCCTGGCCAGAGGCAGGGGCGAGCCCGGGTAG